The Leadbettera azotonutricia ZAS-9 genome has a window encoding:
- a CDS encoding MATE family efflux transporter, protein MVKDRSFYSTLAKIALPLALQNLITFGIGLADNFMVGSLGDLALSGVFLSNQVQWILQMLCAGLSAAMVVLAAQYIGKGDIKNAKIVINITLKIAFAVGLALTVVVLFIPRAILGLFTEDQAVIAEGMKYIGVVCFSYVFFCCSNMLLASMRCVQNTKIGFLSSLTGFCVNVFLNWVLIFGHLGMPVLGVKGAAIATVIARASEFTVAFCYARFGDKILAFRLADLRLWNKLLLGDFFKYGFPVILGDIIWGIAGTVQVAILGRLGAEVLAANTIAANLHQLLGVIVYAIAGASGVIIGRTVGSGDIEKVKAYSKTLQKIFICFGLVTGIIIFLLKDFILALGFKAISPEAHSYAIQFLTVFSITIVGTSYQMSVLTGIVRAGGATSFVLLNDLFWVWVVVIPSALLSAFVFHFPPVVVFACLKCDQIFKCSVAVVKLHKWNWMKKLTRES, encoded by the coding sequence ATGGTTAAAGATCGCTCGTTTTACAGCACCCTGGCAAAGATTGCCCTGCCCCTGGCGCTCCAGAACCTCATTACTTTCGGCATTGGGCTTGCCGACAATTTCATGGTTGGCTCCCTTGGGGATCTTGCCCTGTCGGGTGTTTTCCTTTCCAACCAGGTACAATGGATACTCCAAATGCTCTGCGCCGGCCTCAGCGCCGCCATGGTGGTCCTGGCTGCCCAGTACATTGGGAAAGGGGATATCAAAAACGCAAAGATAGTGATCAACATCACCCTCAAAATCGCGTTTGCTGTTGGCCTTGCCCTGACTGTTGTTGTCCTCTTCATACCCAGGGCCATACTTGGCCTTTTTACCGAAGACCAGGCGGTGATAGCGGAAGGCATGAAGTACATAGGCGTGGTATGTTTTTCTTATGTGTTCTTCTGCTGCTCCAATATGCTGCTGGCATCCATGCGCTGCGTTCAGAATACAAAAATCGGTTTTTTGAGCTCCCTCACCGGTTTTTGCGTCAATGTGTTTTTAAACTGGGTTTTGATATTCGGCCATTTGGGCATGCCTGTCCTGGGCGTTAAAGGCGCGGCTATTGCCACCGTTATAGCCAGGGCCAGCGAATTTACAGTGGCCTTCTGCTATGCGCGCTTTGGGGATAAAATCTTGGCTTTCCGCCTGGCAGACCTCAGACTCTGGAACAAACTGCTCCTGGGGGATTTCTTCAAATACGGCTTCCCTGTGATCCTCGGGGATATCATCTGGGGTATTGCCGGGACTGTGCAGGTAGCGATCCTCGGACGTCTGGGCGCAGAAGTACTGGCAGCCAACACTATTGCTGCCAATCTCCATCAGCTATTAGGTGTAATAGTCTACGCCATAGCCGGCGCTTCCGGTGTAATCATAGGAAGAACGGTCGGTTCGGGAGATATAGAAAAAGTCAAAGCCTATTCCAAAACCCTGCAGAAAATTTTTATCTGCTTCGGCCTTGTTACCGGCATAATAATATTCCTGCTAAAAGATTTTATTCTGGCTCTGGGGTTCAAGGCCATTTCCCCCGAGGCCCACAGCTATGCCATTCAGTTTCTGACGGTTTTCTCCATTACCATAGTGGGCACGTCCTACCAGATGTCAGTCCTCACCGGCATAGTCCGCGCGGGGGGCGCAACAAGCTTTGTATTGTTGAACGATCTTTTCTGGGTATGGGTAGTGGTCATACCCTCCGCCCTGCTTTCGGCCTTCGTGTTCCATTTCCCGCCGGTAGTGGTCTTCGCCTGCCTCAAATGCGATCAAATCTTTAAATGCTCTGTAGCGGTAGTAAAACTGCATAAATGGAATTGGATGAAGAAATTGACCAGGGAATCTTAA
- a CDS encoding DUF6675 family protein yields the protein MKKLFLVLLTLSAAVSAFSIPLEELISPDKIRVLLAGERPTEIQFKDLSPHLIPNHSGLKQLLSRIQTELGPSVMVETLYLYKKPAGAGDWTRAEQADLYNQALALSTLAGLQYYSATRGSMRTFYETSTVIDSPSGKKPQGDPLYTVPPAELTIYARQKDLTFGENIYQYNYHVIPGAIVFIQQNLTSMTAGIIPAVGKNKLRSAVAVIDAGGYLLVYAASMAKAAALPGIRDRIGNSFSNRAEAILTWFSGQADKVFAQ from the coding sequence ATGAAAAAATTATTTCTGGTTTTATTAACCCTTTCCGCAGCAGTTTCTGCTTTTTCCATTCCTCTTGAAGAATTAATAAGCCCTGACAAAATCAGGGTGCTGCTGGCCGGAGAGCGGCCTACTGAGATTCAGTTCAAGGATCTTTCCCCCCATCTTATCCCCAATCATTCGGGGCTTAAGCAGCTCCTTTCCCGCATTCAAACTGAATTGGGGCCAAGCGTGATGGTGGAAACCCTTTATCTGTATAAAAAACCTGCGGGGGCAGGGGATTGGACCCGGGCTGAACAGGCCGACCTTTATAACCAGGCATTGGCTTTAAGCACCCTGGCGGGGCTGCAGTATTACTCCGCCACCAGGGGGTCCATGCGTACTTTTTATGAAACATCAACTGTCATAGACAGCCCTTCCGGCAAAAAGCCCCAGGGCGATCCGCTCTATACCGTTCCCCCTGCCGAGCTTACCATTTATGCCAGGCAGAAGGATCTTACCTTTGGGGAAAATATTTACCAGTACAACTACCATGTTATCCCCGGCGCCATCGTCTTTATTCAGCAGAACCTCACTAGCATGACTGCGGGCATTATCCCTGCAGTAGGCAAAAACAAGCTGCGCTCGGCCGTGGCTGTCATAGACGCAGGGGGTTATCTCCTGGTCTACGCCGCTTCCATGGCCAAGGCAGCAGCTTTACCGGGTATACGCGACCGTATCGGCAATTCCTTCTCCAACCGCGCTGAAGCTATACTTACCTGGTTTTCAGGGCAGGCGGATAAGGTGTTTGCGCAATAA
- a CDS encoding ATP-binding protein, producing MRQAKKMKRLFYENTPVIFFSAAAFLVLVIAVFTSVLITSLSSYLRDNIEERLKAAGREASHLISEDELAELVVPEDMEKPLFAEIRHRLFRFAKEADVLFVYYYRVTDDYLTQAIVDNDETEDAYNLETPPLEMEPLVEQAYLDGVTVTTDLGDYSVGYGGLLSAFSPIFGRDGTVIGIAGVDIPDARLLKTRNQSFALSVLLLVSMAFLIAAGFASFSAFRKKEAEVEAARAQAEKASLAKGNFLANMSHEMRTPMNAIIGMTSIAQSSADQSKKEYCLKKISEASTHLLGVINDILDMSKIEANKFELSLDDFDFEKVIQKVVNVISFRVEEKKQILTVCLDKNIPRFFHGDDLRLAQVIANLLSNAVKFTPESGTIKLDARLVSSAGREARSPDGVHGIFTLQISVTDSGIGISAERQGRLFSSFEQAESGTSRKFGGTGLGLAISKQIVEMMGGSIRVESEPGKGAAFIFTVQMEAMPDNQERILNQGSDTTAGLSPAAAEHSAELRARSESPLPDNFTGYRILLAEDIEINREIVITLLEPTSIMIDCAENGAEALRIFSDNPEKYDIVFMDIQMPEMDGYEAARTIRAFEKERAAEFAAQNPEQLLKPVKPVPIIAMTANVFREDIEKCLAAGMNGHVGKPLDFEEVLGILRTYLLNST from the coding sequence ATGCGTCAGGCAAAGAAGATGAAAAGGCTATTCTACGAAAACACCCCGGTAATTTTCTTTTCTGCGGCGGCCTTTCTGGTTTTGGTTATCGCCGTTTTTACCAGCGTTCTGATAACATCCCTTTCATCCTACCTGCGGGACAATATTGAGGAACGGCTCAAGGCCGCCGGCCGCGAGGCTTCCCATTTAATAAGCGAAGATGAGCTGGCGGAACTGGTTGTTCCCGAGGATATGGAAAAACCCCTTTTTGCTGAAATCCGGCATCGGCTTTTCCGCTTCGCCAAAGAAGCCGATGTGCTTTTTGTCTACTATTACCGGGTGACCGATGATTATTTGACACAGGCGATTGTGGACAATGACGAGACGGAGGATGCCTATAACCTGGAGACGCCGCCCCTTGAAATGGAGCCCCTGGTCGAACAGGCGTACCTTGATGGAGTTACGGTCACTACGGACTTGGGGGATTATTCCGTGGGTTATGGGGGGCTTCTGTCTGCTTTTTCCCCCATATTCGGGCGGGACGGAACCGTGATCGGTATTGCAGGGGTGGATATTCCCGATGCCCGGTTATTAAAGACCCGGAACCAAAGCTTTGCCCTCTCTGTTTTGCTCCTGGTTTCAATGGCTTTTCTTATTGCCGCAGGATTTGCCAGTTTTTCGGCTTTCCGTAAGAAGGAAGCTGAAGTGGAGGCGGCCCGGGCGCAGGCGGAGAAGGCAAGCCTGGCAAAAGGCAATTTTCTTGCCAACATGAGCCACGAGATGCGTACCCCCATGAACGCCATTATCGGGATGACCTCCATTGCCCAATCTTCAGCTGACCAGTCTAAAAAAGAATACTGCCTGAAAAAAATCAGCGAAGCATCCACCCATTTGTTGGGGGTCATCAACGACATTCTGGATATGTCAAAAATCGAGGCGAATAAGTTTGAGCTTTCCCTGGACGACTTCGACTTTGAAAAAGTGATACAGAAAGTTGTCAATGTGATCAGCTTTCGGGTCGAAGAAAAAAAACAGATCCTTACGGTCTGCCTTGATAAAAACATTCCTCGTTTCTTCCACGGGGATGATCTGCGCCTTGCCCAGGTGATCGCCAACCTGCTTTCCAATGCGGTAAAGTTTACCCCCGAATCGGGAACCATCAAGCTGGATGCCCGGCTGGTGTCCTCCGCTGGACGCGAAGCGCGAAGTCCTGACGGAGTGCATGGCATTTTTACCTTGCAGATAAGCGTTACGGATTCGGGTATTGGAATCAGCGCGGAACGGCAAGGCCGGCTCTTTTCGTCCTTTGAACAGGCCGAGTCCGGTACCTCCCGTAAGTTCGGCGGCACTGGTTTGGGGCTGGCGATCTCCAAACAAATCGTGGAAATGATGGGCGGTTCCATCCGGGTAGAGTCGGAACCGGGCAAGGGAGCGGCCTTTATCTTTACGGTGCAGATGGAAGCCATGCCGGATAATCAGGAACGCATCCTCAACCAGGGTTCGGACACTACTGCCGGCTTATCGCCTGCCGCTGCGGAACATTCAGCTGAGCTGCGGGCACGGAGCGAAAGTCCCCTCCCGGATAATTTTACCGGATACCGCATCCTTCTGGCGGAAGACATAGAAATAAACCGGGAGATCGTGATCACCCTGTTGGAACCGACATCCATTATGATAGACTGCGCCGAAAATGGCGCGGAAGCGCTGCGCATCTTCTCGGATAATCCGGAAAAATATGACATTGTTTTTATGGATATCCAGATGCCCGAAATGGACGGCTACGAGGCCGCCCGTACTATACGTGCCTTTGAAAAAGAGCGTGCGGCGGAATTTGCCGCACAAAACCCTGAACAATTATTGAAACCTGTAAAACCGGTCCCAATAATTGCAATGACCGCCAATGTCTTTCGGGAAGATATTGAGAAGTGCCTTGCCGCAGGGATGAACGGTCATGTAGGAAAACCGCTTGATTTTGAGGAAGTGCTGGGGATACTGAGAACCTATTTGCTAAATAGTACATGA
- the yidC gene encoding membrane protein insertase YidC, with product MEKRTLLAVVLSVVVISGFYLVQGLLFPPKSPADLPVGIPTESSQGVTPALGAGPSAGAEAQTGTILAETAQPAAPVAPASAAVQAANEPSAQSVTIDTNLIKVVLTNAGGDISSYQLKEHNDHGDPVDMVLSGNAAAHAFNIAFGSRDDLLAKRVKPIDAFFRVRRVSDYIVEFSRDFALADGGQFTLIKRYEFKPNEYLFQLDIVLNGGQSVRGFDFQGAAYTLSFGPQMGPKFEKLDQRYEYRHYITYKGKLKNEKVNDNGPTVISTQPSWASIAGKYFTFIAYPYVNQFDIAFSTQAEPGLPAASRFLITRPSSSSSVVEDRYQFYLGPKNQEILGKYNTADNDWKLKDTGFIEVANTRGFLAPLETLLKWILMFFHRIVRNYGVAIILVTLLVKLIMFPLTKKGSESTMRMQTLSPKIKEIQEKYKDNPQKMNAEMAAFYKKEGYNPLSGCLPMIIQIPIFFAMYNLFNNHFDLRGAMFIPGWIPDLSLPESVYNFAPFKLPFLGWSDIRLLPFIYVGSQLLYGKVTQTPDQQGNAQMKLMLYAMPIVFFFILYDVPSGLLIYWIMSNVLTMVQQVSINKFIAKKKAIAAANAPPEPKPVIAPPKRKKRK from the coding sequence ATGGAAAAAAGAACCTTACTGGCTGTAGTGCTTTCGGTAGTGGTTATTTCAGGGTTTTATCTGGTTCAGGGCCTCTTGTTCCCCCCAAAATCCCCGGCGGATCTTCCTGTGGGAATCCCCACGGAGTCAAGCCAGGGGGTAACGCCGGCATTGGGCGCGGGCCCCTCCGCAGGGGCTGAAGCCCAGACAGGGACCATCCTTGCGGAAACCGCCCAGCCTGCGGCCCCGGTTGCGCCGGCATCGGCTGCTGTCCAGGCTGCTAACGAGCCCAGTGCCCAGTCGGTTACCATCGATACCAACCTTATCAAAGTGGTTCTCACCAATGCCGGAGGGGATATCAGCTCCTATCAGCTTAAGGAGCATAATGACCATGGAGATCCGGTGGATATGGTTCTGTCGGGAAATGCGGCGGCCCATGCCTTCAATATTGCCTTTGGCAGCCGCGACGACCTCCTTGCAAAACGGGTTAAACCCATCGACGCTTTTTTCAGGGTACGGCGTGTTTCAGACTATATAGTAGAATTCTCCCGGGATTTTGCTTTGGCGGACGGCGGGCAATTTACCCTGATCAAACGCTACGAGTTCAAGCCCAATGAGTACCTCTTTCAGCTTGATATAGTTCTGAATGGGGGGCAGTCAGTCCGGGGCTTTGACTTCCAGGGTGCTGCCTATACCCTGTCTTTCGGCCCTCAGATGGGCCCCAAGTTTGAAAAACTGGATCAGCGTTACGAGTACCGCCACTATATCACCTATAAGGGCAAGCTCAAAAACGAAAAAGTGAACGACAATGGCCCTACAGTCATTTCCACCCAGCCTTCCTGGGCATCCATTGCGGGCAAGTACTTTACATTCATTGCCTATCCCTATGTAAACCAGTTTGATATAGCCTTCTCTACCCAGGCTGAGCCGGGCCTCCCTGCTGCCTCAAGGTTCCTCATCACAAGGCCTTCCTCGAGTTCTTCGGTTGTCGAAGACAGGTATCAATTCTACCTGGGCCCCAAGAATCAGGAAATACTTGGCAAATACAACACCGCCGACAACGATTGGAAGCTCAAGGACACCGGCTTTATCGAAGTAGCCAATACCCGCGGCTTCCTTGCCCCCCTTGAGACTTTGCTCAAGTGGATACTCATGTTCTTCCATAGGATAGTCCGCAATTACGGTGTGGCTATTATCCTTGTTACCTTGCTGGTAAAACTCATCATGTTCCCCCTGACCAAGAAGGGCTCCGAATCGACCATGCGCATGCAGACCCTTTCGCCCAAGATCAAGGAGATACAGGAAAAGTACAAGGACAACCCCCAGAAGATGAACGCGGAAATGGCGGCGTTCTACAAGAAGGAAGGTTACAATCCCCTTTCGGGCTGCCTCCCCATGATTATCCAGATCCCTATTTTCTTCGCCATGTACAACCTCTTCAATAACCACTTTGACCTCCGGGGCGCCATGTTCATTCCCGGGTGGATTCCCGACCTCTCCCTCCCCGAATCGGTGTACAATTTTGCGCCCTTCAAGCTTCCCTTCCTGGGCTGGAGCGACATCAGGCTTCTGCCCTTTATCTATGTGGGTTCCCAGCTGCTCTACGGAAAGGTAACGCAGACACCGGATCAGCAGGGCAATGCCCAGATGAAACTCATGCTCTACGCCATGCCCATCGTGTTCTTCTTTATACTTTACGATGTGCCGTCGGGACTGCTTATCTACTGGATCATGTCCAATGTGCTGACTATGGTGCAGCAGGTGAGCATCAACAAGTTCATTGCAAAGAAGAAGGCTATCGCGGCTGCGAATGCGCCGCCCGAGCCCAAGCCGGTTATTGCGCCGCCGAAGAGAAAGAAGCGAAAATAA
- a CDS encoding Uma2 family endonuclease, whose protein sequence is MSEAFQMDYPEHFPKKTRYTYADLAEWPESIRAELHGGELRMLAAPSPAHQEISMNLSRILSTFLLEKPCKVYAAPFDVRLFPREDLSDNIVVQPDLSVVCDSSKIDKRGCAGAPDMVIEILSPANTSYDILYKYDRYLNAGVREYWVIDPEKKLLTVHLLEQGRYAVSYYGLKDSGIPYPKDADIENFSRDIAPVSVLPGLVIDLKTIFPL, encoded by the coding sequence ATGTCCGAAGCATTTCAAATGGATTACCCTGAACATTTTCCCAAAAAGACGCGCTATACCTATGCGGATCTGGCAGAATGGCCTGAATCCATCAGGGCTGAGTTGCATGGGGGGGAACTGCGTATGCTGGCAGCCCCTTCTCCGGCGCACCAGGAAATCTCCATGAACCTGTCCCGAATATTAAGTACCTTCCTCTTAGAAAAGCCCTGCAAGGTCTATGCGGCGCCTTTCGATGTCAGGCTCTTCCCCAGGGAGGATCTGAGCGACAATATCGTGGTACAACCGGATTTGTCTGTTGTCTGTGACAGTTCCAAGATAGACAAGCGGGGCTGTGCGGGCGCGCCGGACATGGTCATCGAAATCCTTTCCCCCGCAAACACCAGCTATGACATCCTTTACAAATACGACCGGTACCTCAATGCGGGGGTTCGGGAATACTGGGTTATAGACCCGGAAAAGAAGCTGCTCACCGTTCATCTCCTGGAGCAGGGGCGCTATGCGGTTTCCTACTACGGCCTCAAGGATAGCGGAATCCCCTACCCGAAAGATGCCGACATTGAAAATTTTTCCCGCGATATAGCGCCGGTCTCGGTACTTCCGGGTCTCGTGATCGATCTCAAGACGATTTTCCCGCTCTGA
- the jag gene encoding RNA-binding cell elongation regulator Jag/EloR, producing MVYEFEGRTEKEAIDRAAEELGLQKDDFDVEILETQRSGLFKKGFVKIQVHTNQNPTGAAAVQGPSDGESAQTPSGEPRVSRPAEGSGEFSQAVFGDPEAKNDFEKKMVAFTEGLIERMGYPGKVSVLFREEKKIGLKIDSEHSSILIGKKGKNLDALQLLANIYAGRQGREDMRVILDSENYRIRREESLVRLAYTVAERVRESRGSILLEPMNPFDRRLIHTTLNDIADVETKSEGEGLYKQVRVYYRGLRSN from the coding sequence ATGGTATACGAATTTGAAGGCCGCACCGAGAAAGAAGCAATTGACCGGGCGGCAGAGGAATTGGGTCTTCAAAAAGACGATTTTGATGTGGAAATTCTGGAGACCCAGCGTTCGGGGCTGTTCAAAAAGGGCTTTGTAAAAATCCAGGTCCACACAAATCAAAACCCCACAGGGGCTGCGGCTGTCCAGGGCCCTTCCGACGGTGAAAGCGCCCAGACTCCTTCAGGGGAACCCCGTGTTTCACGCCCTGCGGAGGGTTCGGGCGAATTCAGCCAGGCAGTATTCGGCGACCCGGAAGCCAAGAACGATTTTGAAAAAAAGATGGTTGCCTTTACCGAGGGCCTCATCGAGCGCATGGGCTATCCCGGCAAGGTGTCGGTGCTCTTCAGGGAAGAAAAAAAGATCGGCCTCAAAATCGATTCTGAACATTCCTCCATCCTCATCGGCAAAAAGGGGAAGAACCTGGACGCCCTCCAGCTCCTTGCCAACATCTACGCTGGCCGCCAAGGCCGCGAGGATATGCGGGTTATCCTGGACAGCGAGAACTACCGCATACGCCGCGAAGAATCCCTGGTACGCCTTGCCTACACCGTGGCAGAAAGGGTCCGCGAAAGCCGGGGCTCCATACTCCTCGAACCCATGAACCCCTTCGACCGCCGCCTCATTCATACCACCCTCAACGATATTGCCGATGTTGAAACCAAGAGCGAAGGCGAGGGCCTTTACAAGCAGGTGCGGGTGTATTATAGAGGATTAAGAAGCAATTAA
- a CDS encoding uracil-xanthine permease family protein, whose product MKPIYDVEERPPFAKSLFYGLQHLLACFGATVLVPMLVGINPLYALFSAGIGTLLYLFITKFKVPNFVGSSFAFIGCAIMVLKTYGPEYLAGGAIVSAVFYTIIAFLVWKAGSGWINKVLPPVVIGPVVAVIGLSLAGTAISMAGATEGGDFTAMLLALATLVITIIAMFIKNKFISSISIVIGLAGGYLLSAIFGRVDYSAITNAPIINIPIFIVPKFNGTVILVFSLVSFATICEHIGHTIVTGQIINKDVVKNPGLHRTILGDGLATGVAGLFGSVANTTYGESLGVMATTKVFSVFVFIFSGALAIILSIFGKLGGVLQTIPSHVLGGLCILLYGTIAVNGLKQLVVNKVDFDKKRNLIIASVIFILGCGGSVFQLPGSTYPLLTSIAFAAIVGIILNLVLPQEKEE is encoded by the coding sequence ATGAAGCCAATTTATGATGTTGAAGAAAGGCCGCCTTTCGCTAAATCGCTATTTTACGGATTACAGCACCTGCTTGCATGCTTTGGCGCTACGGTACTCGTGCCAATGCTGGTTGGGATCAACCCATTATACGCATTATTTAGCGCCGGTATAGGTACTTTGTTGTATTTGTTTATTACAAAATTCAAAGTGCCAAACTTTGTCGGATCGTCATTTGCATTCATCGGATGCGCCATAATGGTTTTAAAGACATACGGTCCTGAATATTTGGCCGGTGGAGCCATAGTATCGGCAGTTTTTTATACAATTATTGCGTTCCTCGTCTGGAAGGCCGGATCAGGCTGGATCAACAAGGTTCTGCCGCCTGTTGTTATAGGTCCGGTTGTAGCCGTAATTGGTCTTTCATTGGCCGGAACAGCCATTTCAATGGCTGGCGCAACTGAGGGCGGTGATTTTACTGCAATGCTATTGGCCCTCGCAACGCTTGTAATAACAATCATAGCGATGTTCATCAAAAATAAATTCATTTCAAGTATCAGCATAGTTATTGGGTTGGCCGGCGGGTATCTTCTGTCCGCAATATTCGGCAGAGTGGATTATTCGGCAATTACAAACGCTCCTATTATAAATATACCAATTTTTATTGTGCCAAAGTTCAACGGCACGGTTATTCTGGTATTCTCACTGGTATCATTTGCAACAATATGCGAGCATATTGGTCATACAATTGTAACCGGTCAAATTATTAATAAAGATGTCGTAAAGAATCCGGGCCTTCACAGGACTATTCTTGGCGATGGTCTTGCAACCGGAGTTGCCGGTTTATTTGGTTCCGTAGCAAATACAACGTATGGTGAAAGTCTTGGGGTAATGGCAACGACAAAAGTATTTTCAGTGTTTGTTTTTATCTTCTCCGGGGCATTGGCAATCATTTTATCCATCTTCGGAAAACTCGGCGGGGTATTGCAGACCATTCCTTCCCATGTTTTGGGCGGTTTGTGCATTCTCCTTTACGGAACAATTGCCGTAAACGGTTTGAAGCAATTGGTTGTAAACAAAGTTGATTTTGATAAAAAACGTAATTTGATTATCGCTTCGGTGATTTTCATTCTTGGATGCGGCGGTTCAGTGTTTCAGCTTCCGGGAAGCACCTATCCTCTTTTAACATCAATTGCGTTTGCTGCCATTGTCGGTATTATTCTCAATCTGGTTTTACCGCAGGAAAAAGAAGAATAA